The proteins below come from a single Gimesia alba genomic window:
- the pruA gene encoding L-glutamate gamma-semialdehyde dehydrogenase gives MARKKASSSLNQKFEQRTQELGQQIWGLLERREPTMFEKRWWDDRILSWAMADESVKVQMFRFVDVLPMLRSHESIVRHLQEYFEDVRKHLPWAARIGLELSQPNSVLGRALALNARSNARRMASRFIAGSTVEEVHRTVDRLRNENFAYTLDLLGEAVISEAEAEAYLQSYLDLIKGLAPRVKKWSENVQLDWDNQGHLPRTNVSIKLSALCSQFKPTDPVGTMAAVQPRLRTLLRSAMKYDAYLHVDMEQNSYKPLTLEIFKQTLMEKEFCDFDNVGIVIQAYQPAAEQDLTDLLKWAKKRKTPVWVRLVKGAYWDYETITSQYHHWPIPVFQEKWESDANFEKLTQTLLQNHQWLRPAFGSHNMRSLAHAIAVAHELDIPPSAYEIQMLYGMGKEQAQVFVEMGHRVRIYTPFGELIPGMAYLVRRLLENTSNDSFLRQSFTEHVNLETLMMNPSDHAKKSTVKKDSEEPSGFQNEPLIDFSLEESRTRMQEALESVSDQFGKEYPLLINGRAIDTKATITSRNPSHFSESLGVVSSASADDAIDAIDAARRAFPAWSKTEPQYRSEYLELIAANMRRKRFELAAWMVYECGKPWEEADGDVAEAIDFCMYYADQMRKMAEPLNCDVPGEENVYFYRPRGTVAVIAPWNFPLAILTGMTAAALVTGNTVVMKPAEQSSIVAAKLMDLIHESGIPDGVVNFLPGIGEEVGPELVGSPDVEMITFTGSRNVGLSINETASETDIRQKMVKRVIAEMGGKNAIIVDDDADLDEAVLGVIHSAFNYAGQKCSACSRVIVLESIHDVFVNRLVEATKSLKIGPAEDPGTIVGPVIDEDAKQKILEYIEIGKEEATLALACDTSELDEEGHFVGPHIFTDVDSSCQIAQEEIFGPVLAVMKAEDFEEAISIANDTPYALTAGIFSRSPAHLQKAKMELVAGNIYLNRGITGAMVERHPFGGFKMSGIGSKTGGPDYLLQFVVPVNVTENTMRRGFAPTATSEKAEE, from the coding sequence GTGGCACGAAAAAAAGCGTCTTCAAGCCTGAATCAAAAATTTGAACAGCGAACACAGGAGCTCGGCCAGCAGATTTGGGGTCTGCTGGAACGTCGCGAGCCCACCATGTTCGAAAAACGCTGGTGGGATGATCGGATTCTCTCCTGGGCGATGGCTGACGAATCGGTCAAAGTGCAAATGTTCCGTTTTGTGGACGTATTGCCGATGCTCCGCTCGCATGAATCCATTGTCAGGCACCTGCAGGAATACTTCGAAGATGTCCGCAAGCATCTTCCCTGGGCGGCCCGGATCGGTCTGGAATTATCACAGCCGAATTCCGTGCTGGGGCGTGCCCTGGCATTGAACGCCCGCTCCAATGCACGTCGGATGGCCAGCCGTTTTATCGCCGGGTCCACAGTGGAAGAAGTGCATCGCACTGTCGATCGGCTCAGAAATGAAAACTTTGCCTACACGCTCGACCTGCTGGGGGAAGCCGTCATTAGCGAAGCGGAAGCCGAGGCGTATCTGCAATCCTATCTGGATCTGATCAAAGGCCTGGCACCCCGCGTCAAAAAATGGTCAGAAAACGTACAACTCGACTGGGATAATCAGGGACATCTTCCCAGAACCAACGTTTCCATCAAACTGTCGGCGCTCTGCAGCCAGTTCAAGCCTACAGATCCGGTCGGCACAATGGCTGCGGTCCAGCCGCGTTTGAGAACACTGCTGCGAAGTGCCATGAAGTACGATGCCTACCTGCACGTTGATATGGAGCAGAACTCTTATAAACCATTGACGCTGGAAATCTTCAAACAGACTTTGATGGAAAAGGAATTCTGCGACTTTGATAACGTTGGTATTGTCATCCAGGCCTATCAGCCGGCAGCTGAACAAGACCTGACGGACCTCTTAAAATGGGCCAAGAAACGAAAAACGCCCGTCTGGGTCAGACTCGTCAAAGGCGCTTACTGGGATTATGAAACGATCACATCTCAGTATCATCACTGGCCGATCCCCGTGTTTCAGGAAAAATGGGAATCGGATGCCAACTTTGAAAAACTGACACAAACGCTTTTGCAAAATCACCAATGGCTGCGGCCCGCCTTCGGCAGCCATAACATGCGCAGCCTGGCACATGCCATCGCCGTCGCACATGAACTGGATATTCCCCCTTCTGCTTATGAAATCCAGATGCTGTATGGCATGGGGAAAGAACAGGCACAGGTCTTTGTAGAAATGGGACACCGCGTCCGCATTTACACGCCGTTCGGCGAACTCATTCCCGGCATGGCCTATCTGGTCAGACGATTGCTGGAAAACACTTCTAACGACTCTTTCCTTCGACAAAGCTTTACCGAGCACGTCAACCTGGAGACTTTGATGATGAACCCGTCCGACCACGCCAAGAAATCAACCGTGAAGAAAGATTCTGAAGAACCAAGTGGCTTCCAGAATGAACCGTTGATTGACTTCAGCCTGGAAGAATCCCGCACCCGGATGCAGGAAGCTCTGGAATCGGTCTCTGATCAGTTTGGTAAAGAATACCCGCTCTTAATCAACGGACGTGCCATCGATACCAAAGCCACCATCACCTCGCGCAATCCATCACACTTTTCCGAATCGCTGGGAGTCGTTTCATCCGCCTCTGCCGACGATGCGATCGACGCCATTGATGCTGCTCGCCGGGCATTTCCTGCTTGGTCGAAAACCGAACCGCAGTACCGATCCGAATACCTGGAATTGATCGCCGCCAACATGCGTCGCAAGCGATTTGAACTGGCCGCCTGGATGGTTTATGAGTGTGGGAAGCCCTGGGAAGAAGCGGACGGCGATGTCGCGGAAGCCATTGACTTCTGCATGTATTACGCCGACCAGATGCGCAAAATGGCAGAGCCCCTGAACTGCGACGTTCCTGGCGAAGAAAACGTTTACTTCTATCGTCCCCGTGGAACGGTCGCGGTGATCGCGCCCTGGAACTTCCCGCTGGCGATTTTGACCGGTATGACAGCCGCCGCGTTAGTCACCGGAAATACGGTCGTGATGAAACCGGCTGAGCAGTCTTCCATCGTCGCCGCCAAACTGATGGACCTGATACACGAATCCGGTATTCCCGATGGCGTTGTGAACTTCCTGCCCGGGATCGGTGAAGAAGTCGGCCCCGAATTAGTTGGCAGTCCTGACGTGGAAATGATCACCTTCACCGGCTCGCGGAATGTTGGTCTGTCGATCAATGAAACGGCTTCGGAAACCGACATTCGCCAGAAGATGGTCAAACGGGTCATCGCCGAAATGGGGGGTAAAAATGCAATCATCGTCGACGATGACGCCGACCTCGATGAAGCCGTCCTGGGAGTCATTCATTCCGCATTCAACTATGCCGGCCAGAAATGCTCTGCCTGTTCGCGCGTCATCGTGCTCGAATCCATTCATGACGTATTTGTGAATCGTCTCGTAGAAGCGACCAAAAGTTTGAAAATTGGTCCTGCCGAAGATCCCGGCACAATTGTCGGTCCCGTGATTGATGAAGACGCCAAACAGAAAATTCTGGAATACATTGAAATCGGCAAAGAGGAAGCCACTCTTGCTTTGGCCTGTGATACTTCAGAACTCGACGAGGAAGGCCATTTCGTCGGCCCCCACATTTTCACTGATGTGGACTCTAGTTGTCAGATTGCTCAGGAAGAAATTTTCGGTCCTGTGCTGGCGGTGATGAAAGCAGAAGACTTTGAAGAAGCGATTTCAATCGCCAATGACACGCCTTACGCACTCACCGCGGGCATCTTCAGCCGCAGCCCCGCGCATCTGCAGAAAGCGAAGATGGAACTGGTAGCCGGTAACATCTATCTCAACCGAGGCATCACCGGAGCGATGGTCGAACGTCATCCGTTCGGCGGCTTTAAAATGTCTGGTATCGGCAGCAAAACGGGAGGCCCGGATTACCTGCTCCAGTTTGTCGTTCCAGTCAACGTCACCGAAAATACCATGCGCCGCGGCTTTGCTCCCACAGCGACCAGCGAGAAAGCCGAAGAATAG
- a CDS encoding FAD binding domain-containing protein, which yields MRDFDYEAPTSVADAVGLLAKSNGSARPLAGGTDLIDHVRTGRLSADLIVDLKKIPELMVLELNDEGLRLGAAVPCYQIYEHPGIIEKYSAIADSSNIIGGMQIQNRASVGGNLANAGAAADSTPALIALDATVVISGPSGTKEVPVDQFCTGPGQNILEPGEIIVELKFPPRPPHSGSHYRRFIPRNEMDIAVVGVGASVILDESGENFVSARIGLGAVAAKPFYAEEASAALAGQPVNDETIQKAAAAAKAVVHPITDMRGTQEFRTHVTGVLTERVIKKAVERARG from the coding sequence ATGCGAGACTTTGACTATGAAGCCCCCACTTCAGTGGCTGATGCCGTTGGCCTGTTAGCCAAGAGTAATGGAAGTGCCCGCCCGCTGGCGGGGGGAACCGATCTAATCGATCATGTGCGAACAGGCAGGTTGTCTGCGGATCTGATTGTCGATTTGAAGAAAATCCCGGAACTGATGGTGCTGGAACTGAATGACGAAGGTCTCAGGTTGGGTGCCGCTGTCCCCTGTTACCAGATTTACGAACATCCAGGAATTATCGAAAAATATTCAGCGATTGCCGACAGCAGCAATATTATTGGCGGGATGCAGATTCAAAACCGGGCCAGTGTCGGGGGAAACCTGGCGAATGCCGGTGCCGCCGCCGATTCAACGCCGGCTTTAATCGCTTTGGATGCGACCGTGGTGATTTCCGGGCCCTCCGGCACCAAAGAGGTTCCCGTCGATCAATTCTGTACCGGCCCAGGTCAAAACATTCTGGAACCGGGCGAGATTATTGTCGAACTCAAATTTCCTCCGCGTCCGCCACACAGTGGCTCGCATTATCGCCGGTTTATTCCCCGTAACGAGATGGATATTGCCGTGGTCGGCGTGGGTGCATCCGTGATATTGGATGAGAGTGGTGAAAACTTTGTCTCTGCCCGCATCGGTCTGGGGGCGGTTGCCGCCAAGCCATTTTATGCAGAGGAAGCCAGTGCGGCGCTCGCCGGTCAGCCGGTGAATGACGAAACCATTCAGAAGGCGGCTGCCGCTGCGAAAGCCGTTGTGCATCCGATTACCGATATGCGGGGGACCCAGGAGTTTCGAACTCATGTGACCGGCGTCTTAACCGAACGTGTGATTAAAAAAGCGGTCGAACGTGCTCGCGGATGA
- a CDS encoding (2Fe-2S)-binding protein yields the protein MAKKRIVTATINGREEEFLCQPRQTLLEILRNTLNLTGAKEGCSNGNCGACSVVVDGKAVNSCMVLGVEMEGADIETIEGLAPGDGLDPLQEAFLENAALQCGICTPGYIMAAKAFLDENPNPTEEEIRFSMAGNLCRCTGYDKIVRAIQQAAEQRAGQSASCEKETV from the coding sequence ATGGCGAAGAAACGGATCGTAACCGCGACTATCAACGGCCGTGAAGAGGAGTTCCTCTGCCAGCCCCGGCAGACATTACTCGAAATATTACGTAATACCCTGAACCTGACCGGTGCCAAAGAAGGCTGCTCGAACGGAAACTGTGGTGCCTGCTCAGTGGTTGTAGATGGCAAAGCCGTCAATAGCTGTATGGTGCTGGGAGTGGAAATGGAAGGCGCCGACATCGAAACCATCGAAGGTCTGGCACCCGGCGATGGTTTGGATCCCCTGCAGGAAGCCTTTCTGGAAAACGCGGCTTTGCAGTGCGGAATCTGTACTCCAGGTTATATCATGGCAGCCAAAGCGTTTCTGGATGAGAATCCCAACCCGACCGAAGAAGAAATTCGTTTCTCGATGGCGGGCAATCTGTGTCGCTGCACCGGCTATGACAAAATTGTACGTGCGATTCAGCAGGCGGCTGAACAACGGGCAGGACAATCGGCTTCATGTGAAAAGGAGACTGTCTAA
- a CDS encoding xanthine dehydrogenase family protein molybdopterin-binding subunit: protein MATIDETKAAEGSDEAPKYKVIGTRPIRHDGADKVTGRALYGADIKVKGMIYGAILRSPHAHANIKSIDISKAEALPGVRAVATSSDLPEPGDKIAELGEGSVVLNHLSSNNLARTKVLYKGHAVAAVAADNLHIAQEAASLIEVEYEVLPPVLDVLKAMEDSAPVLNPDVRTEEASTGEKGDKPSNIAKHIVFEKGDLEKGFAEAEHIVEREFRTATVHQGYIEPHVATALWNNDGQITVWTSTQGTFSVRQQVAELLDVPLARVKVVPAEIGGGFGGKISVYLAPVAAVLSRKSGAPVQLVMDRADVLEASGPTPASAIKIKMGVDADGRITAADAWMAYEAGGYPGSPIGAGAMCVFSCYDIPNGRVEGFDVCVNKPRTNAYRAPGATNAAFATETVVDELCEILGMEPVDFRLLNAAKEGTRRIDGVTYPRIGLVETLEAIKNSEHYKTPLTGKNQGRGIGSGFWFNAGLKSAVTATVNSDGSVGLLEGSTDIGGSRTAIAMQFAETLGLTAEDIKPAVVDTDSVGYTDVTGGSRVTYATGWAAYEAAKDLQRQIVARAAELWEVDPEQVSYEDGSVIGPDKSMTFKEIAIELSLTGEPLVGRGVSNHNEPGGAFGTHLVDVEVDPDTGKVDILRYTAAQDCGTAIHPSYVEGQIQGGAVQGIGWGLNEEYWYDEEGSMRNANFLDYRIPTCYDLPMIDAIIVEVPNPGHPYGVRGVGEVPIVPPPAALEAAIHNAVGVRLYELPMSPPRVLHELLKKES from the coding sequence ATGGCGACCATTGATGAAACCAAAGCAGCAGAAGGAAGTGACGAGGCCCCCAAATACAAAGTGATCGGCACCCGTCCCATTCGTCACGACGGTGCTGACAAAGTCACAGGCCGTGCGTTGTATGGTGCGGACATTAAAGTCAAAGGCATGATTTACGGCGCGATTCTACGCAGTCCACATGCGCACGCGAATATCAAGTCGATTGATATCTCGAAGGCGGAAGCATTACCGGGCGTGCGTGCGGTTGCCACCAGTTCGGATCTACCAGAGCCCGGCGACAAAATTGCCGAACTGGGTGAAGGGTCGGTTGTTCTGAACCATCTCAGCAGCAATAACCTGGCACGCACCAAAGTGCTGTATAAAGGGCACGCCGTTGCTGCGGTCGCCGCGGATAATCTGCATATTGCCCAGGAAGCGGCCAGCCTGATCGAAGTTGAATATGAAGTTCTGCCTCCGGTTTTGGATGTGCTGAAAGCAATGGAAGATTCGGCCCCCGTTTTAAATCCGGATGTGCGGACAGAAGAAGCCTCCACCGGTGAGAAGGGCGACAAGCCAAGCAATATCGCCAAGCACATCGTTTTTGAAAAAGGGGATCTCGAAAAGGGATTCGCCGAAGCGGAACATATTGTCGAGCGGGAGTTCCGCACAGCGACCGTGCATCAGGGATATATCGAGCCGCACGTCGCGACCGCACTCTGGAACAACGATGGACAGATTACCGTCTGGACGTCGACCCAGGGAACGTTTTCTGTTCGTCAGCAAGTTGCCGAATTACTGGATGTGCCTCTGGCACGTGTGAAAGTCGTTCCTGCGGAAATTGGGGGCGGGTTTGGAGGCAAGATCTCTGTTTATCTGGCACCCGTGGCTGCGGTGTTGTCGCGTAAATCAGGGGCGCCCGTGCAACTGGTGATGGACCGGGCCGACGTTCTAGAGGCATCAGGCCCCACTCCCGCGTCTGCGATCAAAATCAAAATGGGCGTTGATGCCGATGGGCGTATCACCGCCGCCGATGCCTGGATGGCGTATGAAGCAGGCGGCTATCCCGGTTCACCAATCGGGGCCGGGGCGATGTGCGTTTTTTCCTGCTATGACATTCCCAATGGGCGCGTAGAAGGGTTTGACGTTTGCGTCAATAAGCCGCGAACCAACGCGTATCGCGCACCGGGGGCAACGAATGCTGCCTTCGCAACCGAAACAGTGGTGGACGAGCTTTGTGAAATACTGGGCATGGAACCGGTTGACTTTCGTTTGCTGAATGCCGCGAAAGAAGGAACACGCCGCATTGACGGCGTAACGTATCCCCGCATCGGTCTGGTGGAAACACTGGAAGCCATCAAAAACAGCGAACATTACAAGACGCCGCTGACCGGAAAAAATCAGGGCCGGGGTATTGGCTCCGGTTTCTGGTTCAATGCCGGGCTGAAGTCGGCTGTGACGGCGACAGTCAACTCAGATGGTTCGGTTGGTCTGCTGGAAGGTTCGACTGATATTGGTGGTTCCCGTACCGCGATCGCGATGCAGTTTGCCGAAACACTAGGATTAACGGCCGAAGACATCAAGCCAGCTGTGGTCGATACCGACAGTGTCGGTTACACCGACGTGACCGGCGGCAGCCGCGTGACGTATGCGACAGGTTGGGCCGCTTATGAAGCCGCCAAAGACTTGCAGCGACAGATTGTCGCCCGAGCGGCTGAGCTATGGGAAGTTGATCCGGAGCAAGTCTCCTACGAAGACGGTTCCGTCATCGGGCCGGATAAGTCGATGACTTTTAAAGAAATCGCCATCGAATTATCTCTGACAGGTGAGCCGTTGGTTGGGCGTGGTGTATCCAATCACAACGAACCAGGCGGCGCGTTTGGCACCCATCTGGTCGATGTGGAAGTGGACCCCGATACCGGGAAAGTGGATATTTTGCGTTACACGGCCGCCCAGGATTGTGGAACGGCGATTCACCCGTCCTATGTTGAAGGACAGATTCAGGGGGGCGCCGTACAGGGAATTGGCTGGGGCTTGAACGAAGAATACTGGTATGACGAAGAAGGTAGTATGCGGAATGCGAACTTCCTCGATTACCGGATTCCCACCTGCTATGACCTGCCGATGATTGATGCGATTATCGTGGAAGTGCCTAACCCAGGTCATCCCTATGGCGTGCGTGGCGTGGGAGAAGTTCCCATCGTACCACCGCCGGCTGCTCTGGAAGCAGCAATTCACAATGCCGTTGGCGTGCGGTTGTATGAACTGCCGATGTCGCCACCACGCGTGCTGCACGAGCTGTTGAAAAAAGAGTCTTGA
- a CDS encoding MoaD/ThiS family protein → MPRLFIPPLLRPFCEGEEEVNVEGATVLEAVQSLDQQFPGVLDHLCPEGKLRAGMAVTVDQNVTPRGLAQKVSPESEIHFLPAIGGG, encoded by the coding sequence ATGCCTCGTCTGTTTATTCCCCCCTTGCTCAGACCGTTTTGTGAGGGAGAGGAAGAAGTAAATGTGGAAGGGGCCACCGTACTGGAAGCGGTTCAATCTCTGGATCAACAGTTTCCGGGTGTACTAGACCATCTCTGCCCTGAGGGAAAACTCAGGGCAGGGATGGCTGTCACAGTCGATCAAAATGTGACTCCCCGCGGCCTCGCACAAAAAGTCTCCCCCGAAAGTGAAATTCACTTTCTGCCCGCCATTGGCGGTGGATAA
- a CDS encoding REP-associated tyrosine transposase — translation MSKRRIFDDQRYVHFITFSCFGNRRCLDHDDAKKRVLGTLNHELTRHNEVCVGFVIMPDHVHCLIWFQELGKLSVFMRDWKRSSSRSIKLFIQHQSQYAGTFAKEDPIWQKRYYSFEIESEYKIEEKLNYMHMNPVRKGLVNSITEWAWSSARHYELSKSVGVPISWPKI, via the coding sequence ATGAGCAAACGACGCATCTTCGATGATCAGAGATATGTCCATTTTATTACGTTTTCCTGTTTTGGAAATCGCAGGTGTCTGGATCATGACGATGCAAAAAAACGTGTTTTAGGAACACTGAATCATGAGCTGACAAGGCATAATGAAGTCTGTGTTGGTTTCGTGATTATGCCCGATCACGTTCACTGTCTGATCTGGTTTCAAGAACTTGGTAAACTGAGTGTGTTCATGAGAGATTGGAAGCGGAGTTCGAGTCGTTCAATCAAATTGTTCATTCAACATCAAAGCCAGTACGCAGGAACCTTTGCAAAAGAAGACCCCATTTGGCAGAAACGCTATTATTCTTTTGAAATTGAGTCGGAATATAAGATCGAAGAAAAATTAAACTACATGCACATGAACCCCGTCAGAAAAGGATTGGTGAATAGCATCACAGAATGGGCATGGAGCTCGGCGCGTCATTACGAATTAAGTAAATCAGTGGGTGTACCAATCAGCTGGCCAAAGATTTAA
- a CDS encoding response regulator transcription factor, with protein MNISPQKRVLIIDDDEGLTEPLQMALEAAGYQVLTAHDGNEGVMKIERDAPDLVLLDLVMPRRSGFAVLDSIINQKHRAPRIIMVTGNTEAKYRELALERGVDRFIPKPYQIDDLVEAVNELLKSESTE; from the coding sequence ATGAACATATCTCCTCAAAAACGCGTTTTAATCATTGATGATGACGAAGGGCTGACTGAGCCCCTGCAAATGGCATTGGAAGCCGCCGGTTATCAAGTGTTAACGGCTCATGACGGCAACGAAGGCGTCATGAAAATCGAACGGGACGCCCCCGACCTCGTCCTGCTGGATCTGGTCATGCCCCGCCGTAGCGGCTTTGCCGTCTTGGACAGCATTATCAACCAAAAACACAGGGCTCCCCGCATCATCATGGTCACAGGCAACACCGAAGCCAAATACCGGGAACTGGCCCTCGAACGAGGCGTCGACCGCTTCATTCCCAAACCGTATCAAATCGACGATCTGGTGGAAGCGGTGAATGAACTGTTGAAAAGTGAATCAACGGAATAA
- a CDS encoding adenylosuccinate synthase: MSATSVIGLQWGDEAKGKIVDLLSEQHEIVVRYLGGNNAGHTVKFDGKTYKLSLLPAGVLNPNVTSVITGGVVINPKAFLKEMASIAEQNGPIEASRLLISDRAHVIFPYHMQEEVIFEESRKEKAIGTTMRGIGTCYRDKAGRTHAIRMGDLIRPDYFRSRLEEIVPYKNKMFQSLDPDSEPLSVDAIYEEYSVYAEKLKAHVVDTSAYLLKAVDEKRKILFEGAQGSLLDIDHGTFPYVTSSNSSGCGIHNGSGVSERYIDKMIGVVKAYTTRVGGGPFVTELHDEIGQRIRDVGNEYGTVTGRPRRCGWFDAVATRYGANISGVDCIAVMLLDVLSGLDELKVCEAYDVNGTQVTDFPSHILDLEQAKPVYRTIPGWKEDITGIRRMEDLPENAVAYIKAIEEIIGKPVEIVSVGPDREQTILLK; encoded by the coding sequence GTGTCAGCGACGTCGGTAATTGGATTACAGTGGGGCGATGAAGCCAAGGGCAAAATTGTAGACTTACTTTCAGAGCAGCACGAAATCGTGGTTCGCTATCTGGGAGGCAATAATGCAGGCCACACTGTCAAATTTGACGGAAAAACCTATAAACTCTCGTTGCTGCCGGCTGGTGTGCTGAATCCCAATGTGACGTCCGTGATTACCGGCGGAGTGGTGATCAACCCCAAGGCCTTCCTGAAAGAGATGGCGTCGATCGCAGAGCAGAATGGCCCGATTGAAGCGAGTCGGCTCTTGATTAGTGACCGCGCGCATGTGATTTTTCCTTATCACATGCAGGAAGAAGTCATTTTCGAAGAAAGTCGCAAAGAGAAAGCCATCGGGACCACCATGCGGGGCATTGGTACCTGCTATCGTGATAAAGCAGGCCGTACCCATGCAATTCGTATGGGAGATTTGATCCGCCCGGACTATTTCCGCAGCCGCCTGGAAGAGATCGTTCCTTACAAAAACAAGATGTTCCAATCATTGGATCCTGATTCAGAACCATTGTCTGTTGATGCGATCTACGAAGAATATTCTGTTTATGCCGAAAAACTGAAGGCACATGTTGTTGATACGAGTGCTTATCTGCTGAAGGCCGTCGACGAGAAACGCAAGATTCTGTTCGAAGGGGCACAGGGGAGCCTGCTTGATATCGACCATGGTACATTCCCTTACGTAACTTCCTCCAACAGTTCCGGGTGTGGCATTCATAATGGAAGTGGTGTCTCGGAACGTTATATCGACAAGATGATCGGTGTCGTCAAAGCGTATACCACGCGTGTCGGAGGTGGGCCGTTTGTAACCGAACTGCACGATGAAATCGGACAGCGGATTCGCGATGTGGGGAATGAATACGGAACTGTGACCGGCCGTCCCAGGCGGTGTGGCTGGTTCGATGCCGTTGCCACCCGCTACGGAGCCAACATCAGCGGCGTCGACTGTATTGCCGTGATGCTGCTGGATGTCTTAAGCGGGCTGGACGAGTTGAAAGTCTGTGAAGCTTACGATGTGAATGGCACGCAGGTGACTGACTTCCCCAGCCATATTCTCGATCTGGAACAGGCCAAGCCAGTTTATCGAACGATTCCCGGCTGGAAAGAGGATATTACCGGCATCCGTCGCATGGAAGACCTGCCGGAAAATGCCGTCGCCTATATCAAGGCAATCGAAGAGATCATCGGCAAACCGGTCGAGATCGTTTCCGTCGGACCCGACCGTGAGCAGACGATTTTGTTGAAGTAG
- a CDS encoding RbsD/FucU family protein: protein MLKGIPPILSPDLMHTIMNMGHGDDIVLADGNFPADSHAQRIIRLDGHGVPEILDAMLQFFPLDTFVDQPAGLMNPVDEKTTEPPIWSTYQQLIQKHDSRNFELEKIERFEFYERAKQAYAIVATSETALYANLILKKGVVVE, encoded by the coding sequence ATGCTCAAAGGAATTCCTCCGATACTCTCCCCCGATCTGATGCACACAATCATGAATATGGGGCACGGCGATGATATTGTACTCGCAGACGGAAACTTCCCCGCCGACTCACACGCCCAGCGGATCATCCGCCTTGATGGCCATGGGGTCCCTGAAATCTTAGATGCGATGCTGCAGTTCTTCCCGCTCGATACCTTCGTGGATCAGCCAGCCGGCTTAATGAACCCCGTCGACGAAAAGACGACGGAGCCTCCCATCTGGAGCACCTACCAGCAACTCATTCAAAAGCACGACAGCCGGAACTTCGAGCTGGAAAAAATCGAACGCTTCGAATTTTACGAACGCGCCAAACAGGCCTACGCCATCGTCGCCACCAGCGAAACAGCCCTGTATGCCAACCTGATTCTCAAGAAAGGGGTCGTGGTGGAATAG
- the sucC gene encoding ADP-forming succinate--CoA ligase subunit beta, whose amino-acid sequence MKIHEYQAKQLFREAGIPVPEGIIAKTADEAVAAFEKLDRPLVVVKSQIHAGGRGKGRFKEHPDQAGVVLARSAEEVRENAERMLGSTLVTIQTGEEGKQVNTLFIEQGLDIAKELYLGCVIDREAGGPVMILSTEGGMEIEVVAEKSPEKILSEPFSIHTGLLGFQARKLAFKLGMEGKTVRSAEKFFCQLSRFFVDNDCSMTEINPLVITGEGDLVALDAKVTFDDNALFRHKPFDELRDLTEEDPAEVAAGNAGLSYVKLDGNIGCLVNGAGLAMSTMDLIKHHGGEPANFLDVGGGANVDQVTEAFRIILADENVKAVLVNIFGGIMKCDTIVTALLEAYEKVGFTVPLVVRLEGTNVEVARKMLSESGRDIISATDLTDAAQKVVATLSS is encoded by the coding sequence ATGAAAATTCACGAATATCAGGCCAAACAGTTGTTTCGCGAAGCCGGGATTCCCGTACCTGAGGGAATCATAGCGAAAACCGCCGATGAAGCGGTGGCCGCATTTGAGAAACTGGACCGTCCGTTGGTGGTTGTGAAATCACAAATTCACGCCGGAGGCCGCGGAAAAGGTCGTTTCAAAGAACACCCCGATCAAGCGGGTGTTGTTCTGGCACGGTCCGCAGAGGAAGTTCGCGAGAACGCCGAACGGATGCTGGGATCAACTCTGGTCACCATCCAGACAGGCGAGGAGGGGAAGCAGGTTAATACACTGTTCATCGAACAGGGACTGGATATTGCCAAAGAGCTGTATCTGGGGTGTGTGATTGACCGTGAAGCAGGCGGCCCGGTGATGATTCTCTCTACCGAAGGGGGAATGGAAATCGAAGTCGTTGCCGAAAAATCTCCTGAAAAAATTCTGAGCGAGCCCTTTTCCATTCACACCGGTTTGCTCGGATTTCAAGCCCGCAAGCTGGCGTTCAAATTGGGTATGGAAGGGAAAACCGTTCGCAGTGCCGAGAAGTTTTTCTGCCAGCTCAGCCGATTCTTTGTTGATAACGACTGCAGCATGACCGAGATCAATCCGCTGGTGATCACCGGCGAAGGGGATCTGGTGGCCTTGGATGCGAAAGTGACCTTTGATGACAATGCACTGTTCCGTCATAAGCCGTTTGACGAACTGCGGGACCTGACCGAAGAAGACCCGGCCGAAGTTGCTGCAGGCAATGCCGGTTTGAGCTACGTCAAACTGGATGGAAACATTGGCTGTCTGGTTAACGGGGCTGGCCTGGCGATGAGTACGATGGATCTGATCAAGCATCATGGTGGCGAGCCTGCTAACTTCCTGGACGTCGGTGGCGGAGCGAATGTCGATCAGGTAACCGAAGCATTTCGGATTATCCTGGCGGACGAAAACGTCAAAGCGGTCCTGGTGAATATCTTTGGCGGGATCATGAAGTGCGACACGATTGTGACTGCATTACTGGAAGCCTACGAGAAGGTTGGTTTCACGGTGCCTCTAGTGGTTCGTCTGGAAGGGACCAATGTGGAAGTGGCCCGTAAAATGCTTTCTGAAAGTGGTCGGGATATTATTTCCGCGACCGATTTAACAGATGCTGCTCAGAAAGTCGTTGCCACTTTAAGTTCCTAG